Proteins from one Vicinamibacteria bacterium genomic window:
- a CDS encoding VOC family protein, translated as MELGAFSVSLAVKDIEASRAFYEKFGFTVFFGDASQNWFILKNGEHVIGLFQGMFEKNTLTFNPGWDQNATKLDAFTDVRELQRQLKAQGVKLVTEADETTTGPASFVALDPDGNPILVDQHV; from the coding sequence ATGGAGCTCGGCGCGTTCTCGGTCAGCTTGGCCGTCAAGGATATCGAAGCATCGAGGGCTTTCTACGAGAAGTTCGGTTTCACGGTCTTCTTCGGAGATGCCTCGCAAAACTGGTTCATTCTCAAGAATGGCGAACATGTCATCGGTCTGTTTCAGGGCATGTTCGAAAAGAACACCTTGACCTTCAATCCCGGATGGGACCAGAACGCCACAAAGCTCGATGCGTTCACCGACGTTCGCGAGCTGCAGCGCCAGCTGAAAGCACAAGGGGTGAAGCTCGTGACCGAAGCCGACGAGACGACCACCGGGCCCGCGAGCTTCGTCGCCCTCGACCCCGATGGAAACCCCATCCTCGTCGATCAGCACGTCTGA